The following proteins are co-located in the Lacticaseibacillus paracasei subsp. paracasei genome:
- the ald gene encoding alanine dehydrogenase, whose amino-acid sequence MKVGVVKEQKAGEGRVAVTPENVKKLVDAGATVLVEKSAGVGAGFPDADYAAAGGTIVSHAQSWDSDLVVKVKEPDEEEYQYFKPGQVVWGFQHLASSPATVKAMQAAGTTAIGGETIVENGELALLKPMSAIAGRRSVIMGAYYLEAQHGGEGILLPGTPEVASGTVVIFGGGNAAFNAASLALAMGCRVTIIELKKDRRDWLAKQFTGEALTLLPSTPENLAAAIKTADVFISTILIPGAKPPKLVTTAMVQSMKPGSVLVDVAIDQGGTVETIDAPTSIDDPVFTKYDVIHYAVPNQPGAVPRTATMALAVGNIKYLLAIAKSGIDGAVKNDPALASGVNLYHGQVTNKGLAESLNLPVVSLETALKTQH is encoded by the coding sequence GTGAAAGTTGGCGTTGTGAAAGAGCAAAAAGCTGGCGAAGGTCGTGTGGCTGTCACACCAGAAAATGTTAAAAAGCTGGTTGATGCAGGAGCGACTGTTTTGGTTGAAAAATCAGCCGGAGTCGGTGCAGGTTTTCCTGATGCAGATTACGCTGCGGCTGGCGGCACTATCGTCAGTCACGCTCAGAGTTGGGATAGTGATCTCGTTGTCAAAGTCAAAGAACCTGACGAGGAAGAATATCAGTATTTCAAACCAGGTCAGGTCGTCTGGGGATTCCAACATTTGGCCTCCTCACCTGCCACTGTGAAAGCCATGCAAGCTGCCGGCACGACAGCGATCGGCGGAGAAACCATCGTTGAAAATGGCGAGTTGGCATTGCTAAAACCGATGAGCGCTATCGCAGGTCGCCGGTCCGTCATCATGGGCGCTTATTATCTTGAAGCACAGCATGGCGGTGAAGGCATTTTATTGCCAGGCACACCGGAAGTTGCTTCAGGCACGGTTGTTATTTTCGGTGGTGGGAACGCTGCTTTTAACGCCGCCAGCTTGGCATTAGCCATGGGCTGTCGTGTCACAATCATCGAACTTAAAAAAGACCGCCGTGACTGGTTAGCGAAGCAGTTTACAGGTGAAGCCCTGACGCTCCTGCCATCGACGCCAGAGAATCTCGCCGCGGCTATCAAGACCGCCGATGTCTTCATCTCAACCATTCTGATTCCGGGCGCAAAGCCGCCGAAGTTAGTCACAACAGCGATGGTACAGTCGATGAAACCGGGCAGTGTCCTTGTAGATGTAGCCATTGATCAAGGCGGCACGGTTGAAACTATTGATGCACCAACCTCTATTGATGATCCGGTTTTCACCAAATACGACGTCATTCATTATGCCGTGCCAAATCAACCAGGCGCGGTACCGCGCACAGCAACGATGGCACTGGCAGTTGGCAACATCAAATATCTTTTGGCAATCGCAAAATCTGGGATTGATGGCGCCGTTAAAAATGATCCTGCGCTGGCTTCAGGCGTCAATCTTTATCACGGCCAAGTTACCAACAAAGGCCTTGCCGAATCATTAAACTTACCGGTTGTTTCATTAGAAACAGCGCTCAAAACGCAACATTAG
- the tdcB gene encoding bifunctional threonine ammonia-lyase/L-serine ammonia-lyase TdcB: MMTATQTVSIKDVQEASHLIHEVGRVTPLIQSMFLSRTVTHGDVYLKLENMQLTGSFKFRGAYNKIRHLSDAEKARGVITASAGNHAQGVALTAHLLDIDATVVMPKTAPLAKQQATSGYGAKVVLAGDTFDESRAFMEQKAKEDGLTIVDPYNDPLVIAGQGSIGLEILDQLWDVDTVIVPVGGGGLITGIATVLKHFNPYIHIVGVQSENVHGMTASLQAGKLTRQCTGPTLADGTAVAMPGDITFGLAEELVDEMVLVSEEEIAEAMKDLLQRTKTVAEGAGALPTAALEAHKIAPQWLAGKKVVALVSGGNVDLERVADNIDHLFKSDPTGHFIG; this comes from the coding sequence ATGATGACCGCAACGCAAACCGTGAGTATAAAAGATGTTCAAGAGGCTAGCCATCTCATTCATGAGGTTGGCCGAGTCACACCGCTCATTCAATCCATGTTTCTTAGTCGCACCGTTACCCATGGTGATGTGTATCTCAAACTGGAAAACATGCAGCTCACAGGTTCATTTAAGTTTCGCGGTGCTTATAACAAAATCCGCCATCTCAGTGACGCCGAAAAAGCTCGTGGTGTCATCACGGCCAGTGCTGGCAATCATGCCCAAGGCGTTGCATTGACGGCTCACTTACTCGACATTGATGCGACAGTTGTGATGCCTAAAACAGCGCCATTAGCCAAACAACAAGCCACGAGCGGCTATGGTGCAAAAGTTGTCCTTGCCGGTGATACTTTTGACGAATCTCGTGCCTTCATGGAACAAAAGGCCAAGGAAGATGGCTTAACCATCGTTGACCCCTACAATGATCCATTGGTCATTGCCGGACAAGGCTCCATCGGCTTAGAGATTTTAGATCAGCTGTGGGATGTTGATACCGTCATCGTACCGGTTGGCGGTGGTGGCCTGATTACGGGGATTGCCACCGTTCTGAAACATTTTAATCCCTATATTCACATCGTTGGTGTCCAATCAGAAAATGTCCACGGTATGACGGCCTCGTTGCAAGCAGGCAAGTTGACCCGACAATGTACTGGCCCAACCCTAGCTGACGGCACAGCGGTCGCCATGCCCGGCGATATCACCTTTGGCCTAGCTGAGGAATTAGTCGATGAGATGGTACTCGTCTCAGAAGAAGAAATTGCTGAAGCGATGAAAGACCTTCTCCAACGCACCAAAACTGTGGCAGAAGGCGCCGGTGCATTACCAACAGCGGCCCTCGAGGCCCACAAAATCGCACCGCAATGGCTAGCAGGCAAGAAAGTTGTTGCACTTGTCTCTGGTGGCAACGTCGATTTGGAACGGGTAGCAGATAACATTGATCATTTGTTTAAAAGTGATCCGACTGGGCACTTCATCGGATAA